In one window of Prevotella sp. E13-17 DNA:
- the ribD gene encoding bifunctional diaminohydroxyphosphoribosylaminopyrimidine deaminase/5-amino-6-(5-phosphoribosylamino)uracil reductase RibD, producing the protein MTTDEKYMRRCLQLAQNGRQNAKPNPMVGAVISLPPAPQKGRESWRILGEGYHVRCGQGHAEVNAFASVRPEDEPLLSEATMYVSLEPCSHYGKTPPCADLIIKKGVKRVVVGCIDEFAEVQGRGIKKLRDAGIEVTVGVLEEECKALNRRFFTFHRLSRPYIILKWAQTANGFIDDDGKALAISTPFTQMLSHKLRAEEDAILVGRVTNEREHPQLTVRQWQGNNPKRLVIDHQHPLNLEVLHAHKIQSLIVEGGRKTLESFLTQGLWDEIRVETNTALTVSGGTRAPQLPANIKVISRQVYGENIIVNYIK; encoded by the coding sequence TTGGCGCAGAACGGACGGCAGAACGCAAAACCCAACCCGATGGTGGGAGCTGTGATAAGCCTTCCGCCGGCACCCCAAAAAGGGAGGGAGAGTTGGAGAATCCTTGGCGAGGGCTATCACGTGCGTTGCGGACAGGGCCATGCTGAGGTGAATGCTTTTGCCTCTGTGCGACCAGAGGATGAACCACTGTTGAGCGAGGCCACGATGTATGTGTCGCTGGAACCTTGTTCACATTATGGCAAGACGCCTCCATGTGCCGACCTGATTATAAAGAAAGGTGTGAAGCGTGTGGTGGTTGGCTGTATAGACGAGTTTGCCGAGGTGCAGGGCAGAGGCATTAAAAAGCTGAGAGATGCCGGCATAGAGGTCACCGTGGGCGTGCTTGAGGAAGAGTGCAAGGCGTTGAATCGCCGCTTCTTCACTTTTCATCGCCTCTCGCGCCCGTACATTATATTAAAGTGGGCTCAGACAGCCAATGGATTTATTGATGACGACGGTAAGGCATTGGCTATTTCAACGCCTTTCACGCAGATGCTCTCGCATAAGCTGAGGGCCGAAGAAGATGCTATTCTGGTGGGGCGTGTGACCAATGAGCGCGAACATCCCCAGCTGACGGTGCGACAGTGGCAAGGCAACAACCCCAAACGTCTGGTCATTGATCACCAACATCCGTTGAACCTCGAGGTATTGCACGCTCATAAAATACAGTCGTTGATTGTTGAGGGTGGACGAAAGACGCTTGAGTCTTTTTTGACACAGGGCTTGTGGGATGAGATAAGAGTGGAAACGAATACTGCGCTCACCGTTTCTGGAGGTACACGTGCTCCTCAGCTGCCAGCCAATATAAAGGTGATTTCCCGACAAGTATATGGTGAAAACATCATCGTGAACTACATTAAATAG
- a CDS encoding RNase H family protein — protein sequence MNILSQNPPDYRHDTVLPLPMEVKADAWAVDAACSGNPGPMEYQCIDLQTGAQVFHYGPVKGTNNIGEFLAIVHALALCWQKGLHDKTIYSDSNNAILWVKKRQCKTKLERTPETEPLYQVILRAENWLRTHNYRNPIVKWETKKWGEVPADFGRK from the coding sequence ATGAACATTCTATCGCAGAACCCTCCCGACTATAGACACGACACCGTACTGCCCTTACCCATGGAGGTAAAGGCAGACGCGTGGGCTGTGGACGCGGCCTGTAGCGGTAATCCCGGTCCTATGGAATATCAATGCATCGACTTACAGACAGGTGCACAGGTGTTTCACTACGGCCCCGTCAAAGGCACGAACAACATCGGAGAGTTTCTAGCCATCGTTCACGCTTTGGCACTCTGCTGGCAGAAGGGGCTTCACGACAAGACCATCTATAGCGACAGCAACAATGCCATCTTATGGGTGAAAAAGCGTCAATGCAAGACCAAACTGGAGCGCACCCCCGAAACGGAGCCGCTCTATCAAGTTATCCTACGTGCCGAAAACTGGCTGCGAACGCACAACTACCGTAATCCTATCGTGAAATGGGAAACCAAGAAATGGGGTGAGGTGCCAGCTGATTTCGGCAGAAAATAA
- a CDS encoding porin family protein, with the protein MKKIILATVAAIFTTIAANAQYGHGTWSIQPKIGIGAASITNMEQMKIEGTNISNELSPAASLGAEFEYQDNKRFSIAIGAEFAMQGCAWEKYRMNGTKYTDIRMELTYLNVPIVANFYAAPGLALKAGFQFGVLTNADFIMSAEGENNGYETTVETRTNLKKDFEDFDISIPIGISYEFKNHIIIDARYKLGLTDITKNNDLDSQTNKNSVFTLTVGYKFDL; encoded by the coding sequence ATGAAAAAAATTATTCTTGCAACAGTTGCAGCCATATTTACAACAATAGCTGCAAATGCGCAGTATGGCCATGGTACATGGTCCATACAACCCAAGATTGGTATTGGAGCAGCCTCTATCACTAACATGGAGCAAATGAAGATAGAAGGCACAAACATATCGAATGAACTTTCGCCTGCAGCCTCATTAGGCGCTGAATTTGAATATCAAGATAACAAACGTTTCAGCATAGCCATCGGGGCGGAATTCGCCATGCAAGGTTGTGCATGGGAAAAGTATCGAATGAACGGTACAAAATACACAGATATCAGAATGGAGTTGACCTATCTGAATGTACCCATTGTAGCCAACTTTTACGCTGCTCCTGGTCTTGCTCTGAAAGCAGGTTTTCAGTTTGGTGTTCTTACTAATGCCGATTTCATCATGTCTGCCGAAGGTGAAAACAATGGATATGAAACGACTGTAGAAACAAGAACTAATTTAAAAAAGGATTTTGAGGACTTCGATATCTCTATTCCTATTGGCATCTCCTACGAGTTCAAAAACCACATTATCATCGATGCTCGCTATAAGTTGGGTTTAACAGACATCACCAAGAACAACGACCTCGATTCTCAGACCAACAAGAACTCTGTATTTACGCTGACCGTTGGCTATAAGTTCGACCTTTAG